The Camelus dromedarius isolate mCamDro1 chromosome 1, mCamDro1.pat, whole genome shotgun sequence genome has a window encoding:
- the NAP1L5 gene encoding nucleosome assembly protein 1-like 5, translated as MADSENQGPAEPSQAAAAAAEAAAAAEEVMAEGGAQGGDSDSAAGDSDGAAGQTAEEPQTPAENAPKPRNDFIESLPNSVKCRVLALKKLQKRCDKIEAKFDKEFQALEKKYNDIYKPLLAKIQELTGEMEGCAWTLEGEEDEDDDEEYEDEEEGEEEEEEEEEPAAEAAAEAAAAAKDEGPHSAAPDDAK; from the coding sequence ATGGCCGACTCGGAGAACCAGGGCCCTGCGGAGCCAAGccaggcggcggcggcagcagcggagGCGGCCGCGGCGGCAGAGGAGGTAATGGCGGAAGGCGGTGCGCAGGGGGGCGATTCTGACAGCGCGGCCGGCGACTCCGACGGCGCGGCCGGTCAGACGGCGGAGGAGCCCCAGACCCCTGCAGAGAATGCACCAAAGCCTAGGAATGACTTTATCGAGAGCCTGCCTAACTCGGTGAAATGCCGAGTCCTGGCCCTCAAAAAGCTGCAGAAGCGATGCGATAAGATAGAAGCCAAATTTGATAAGGAATTTCAGGCTCTGGAGAAAAAGTATAACGACATCTATAAGCCCTTACTTGCCAAGATCCAGGAGCTCACCGGTGAGATGGAGGGGTGTGCATGGACCTTAGAGGGCGAGGAGGATGAAGACGATGATGAAGAGtatgaggatgaggaggagggtgaggaggaggaggaagaggaggaagagcctGCGGCAGAGGCTGCGGCGGAGGCGGCAGCTGCCGCCAAAGATGAGGGTCCCCACTCCGCAGCGCCTGATGACGCCAAGTAA